One Thermus sp. CCB_US3_UF1 DNA window includes the following coding sequences:
- a CDS encoding DUF2267 domain-containing protein, translating into MSATGLEVFDTTLHKTHAWLKAIMEALGLEDRHRAYMALRAVLHALRDRLPVEEVAQLGAELPMLVRGLYYEGWDPTGKPLKERHKEEFLAHVARELRTPSGPALDPEAAARAVFQVLAQKVSEGEIRDVQNLLPKELRELWPR; encoded by the coding sequence ATGAGCGCCACTGGCCTGGAGGTGTTTGACACCACCTTACACAAAACGCATGCCTGGCTGAAGGCCATCATGGAGGCCTTGGGCCTCGAGGACCGGCACCGGGCCTACATGGCCCTGCGGGCGGTGCTCCATGCCCTGCGGGACCGCCTGCCCGTGGAAGAGGTGGCCCAGCTGGGGGCCGAGCTGCCCATGCTGGTCCGGGGGCTTTACTACGAGGGCTGGGACCCCACGGGCAAACCCCTGAAGGAACGCCACAAGGAGGAGTTTCTGGCCCACGTGGCCCGGGAGCTCCGGACCCCTTCCGGCCCAGCCCTGGACCCAGAGGCCGCGGCCCGGGCCGTGTTCCAGGTCCTGGCGCAAAAGGTAAGCGAGGGAGAGATCCGGGACGTGCAAAACCTTTTGCCCAAGGAGCTGCGCGAGCTCTGGCCCCGTTAG
- a CDS encoding phosphohydrolase: MTGERVVHVASPKAKLYAEADQAIRERLRAFPKALRAYELLIQDPEARAGWNMANYLTMRKLGYNDHGRVHALLTGAASVAILGLLAEAGVRLDTLESGAGELEDAYVVVLLSTMLHDLGNQVHREHHEAFGVTLALPILNRILEKIYPDPEQRTALRALILHGIHSHDLNPEPLTVEAGVTAVADGTDITKGRGRKAFALGSIDIHSISALAVDEVRILKGEKVPVEIQVTMNNSAGIFQVEETLTKKVLRSPLRPYVTVVAMTGEGGQDQRIVHRVRLHETEDRFVLD, translated from the coding sequence ATGACGGGAGAACGCGTGGTCCACGTTGCCAGCCCCAAGGCCAAACTCTACGCGGAGGCGGACCAGGCCATCCGCGAGCGCCTTAGGGCCTTTCCCAAGGCTCTAAGGGCCTATGAGCTTCTCATCCAGGACCCGGAGGCCCGGGCAGGCTGGAACATGGCCAACTACCTCACCATGCGCAAGCTGGGCTACAACGACCATGGCCGGGTCCACGCCCTCCTCACCGGGGCGGCCAGCGTGGCCATCCTCGGCCTTCTGGCCGAGGCGGGGGTACGGCTGGACACCCTGGAGTCTGGGGCGGGGGAGCTGGAGGATGCCTACGTGGTGGTCCTCCTCTCCACCATGCTCCACGACCTGGGCAACCAGGTGCACCGGGAACACCACGAGGCCTTCGGCGTTACCCTGGCCCTTCCCATCCTCAACCGCATTCTGGAGAAGATCTACCCGGACCCCGAGCAAAGGACGGCCCTTCGCGCCCTCATCCTCCACGGCATCCACAGCCACGACCTGAACCCCGAACCCCTCACGGTGGAGGCGGGGGTGACCGCCGTGGCCGACGGCACCGATATCACCAAGGGCCGGGGCCGCAAGGCCTTTGCCCTGGGGAGCATAGACATCCACTCCATCAGCGCCTTGGCGGTGGACGAGGTGCGCATCCTCAAGGGGGAAAAGGTGCCGGTGGAGATCCAGGTGACCATGAACAACTCCGCCGGCATCTTCCAGGTGGAGGAAACCCTCACCAAGAAGGTGCTAAGAAGCCCCTTGCGGCCCTACGTGACCGTGGTGGCCATGACCGGAGAGGGGGGCCAGGACCAGCGCATCGTCCACCGGGTGCGCCTGCACGAAACCGAGGACCGCTTCGTGCTGGACTAA
- a CDS encoding enoyl-CoA hydratase/isomerase family protein — protein MAHEHEHEFILEIPEFEHLAYEVEGGIALVTLKRPEALNALSQDLLQELAEVTEVIHQDPEARVVIFTGEGKAFAAGADLKEIAALKDPFMAREYALLGQQVFAEIAALPVPTIAAIHGYALGGGLELALACDLRVASKEAKLGLPEVGLGLIPGFGGTQRLPRLIGRGRALDLIFTGRHVPAEEALALGLVNQVGEDALEEAKKLAQKILKNAPIALALAKESVVRGEGLDLAEALEIEADLFGYASATEDMKEGVRAFLEKRPPNFKGE, from the coding sequence ATGGCCCACGAGCACGAGCACGAGTTCATCCTGGAGATACCCGAGTTTGAGCACCTGGCCTACGAGGTGGAAGGCGGCATCGCCTTGGTCACGCTGAAGCGCCCCGAGGCCCTCAACGCCCTCTCCCAGGACCTGCTCCAGGAGCTGGCCGAGGTGACCGAGGTGATCCACCAAGACCCCGAGGCCCGGGTGGTCATCTTCACCGGGGAGGGCAAGGCCTTTGCCGCCGGGGCGGACCTTAAGGAGATCGCCGCCCTCAAGGACCCCTTCATGGCCCGGGAGTACGCCCTCTTGGGCCAGCAGGTCTTTGCCGAGATCGCCGCCCTGCCGGTGCCCACCATCGCCGCCATCCACGGGTACGCCCTGGGCGGGGGGCTGGAACTGGCCCTGGCCTGTGACCTGCGGGTGGCCTCCAAGGAGGCCAAGCTGGGCCTGCCCGAGGTGGGCCTGGGCCTCATCCCCGGCTTTGGGGGCACCCAGCGCCTGCCCCGCCTCATCGGGCGGGGCCGGGCCTTGGACCTCATCTTCACCGGGCGGCACGTGCCCGCGGAGGAGGCCTTGGCCCTGGGCCTGGTGAACCAGGTAGGGGAGGACGCCCTGGAGGAGGCCAAAAAGCTGGCCCAGAAGATCCTCAAGAACGCCCCCATCGCCCTGGCCTTGGCCAAGGAGAGCGTGGTGCGGGGCGAAGGCCTGGACCTGGCCGAGGCCTTGGAGATCGAGGCCGACCTCTTCGGTTACGCCTCAGCCACGGAGGACATGAAGGAGGGGGTGCGGGCCTTTTTGGAAAAACGCCCCCCTAACTTCAAGGGCGAGTAA
- a CDS encoding purine-nucleoside phosphorylase, with the protein MSPIHVRGQPGEVAERVLLPGDPGRAEWIAKTFLEDPVQYTSYRGLLGYTGRYRGVRVSVQTTGMGAPSASIVAEELVSLGARVLLRVGTCGAVDGALAPGDLVVAQGAVPLDGATRQYLEGRPYAPLPDPELFRALWDQARKKGYPHHVGLVATEDAFYATTPEGAKAWARYGVLAFEMEASALFLIGKLRGVKAGALLTVSNRIGDPELAPPEVLAEGVRRMVEVALEALLEV; encoded by the coding sequence ATGAGTCCCATCCACGTGCGGGGCCAGCCGGGGGAGGTGGCGGAGCGGGTCCTCCTGCCCGGGGACCCTGGGCGGGCGGAGTGGATCGCCAAAACCTTCCTGGAGGATCCCGTCCAGTACACCTCCTACCGGGGCCTTCTGGGGTATACGGGCCGCTACCGAGGGGTACGGGTTTCCGTGCAGACCACGGGCATGGGGGCACCCTCGGCCAGCATCGTGGCCGAGGAGCTGGTGAGCCTGGGGGCCCGGGTGCTCCTTCGGGTGGGCACCTGTGGGGCGGTGGACGGGGCCTTGGCCCCTGGGGACCTGGTGGTGGCCCAAGGGGCGGTGCCCCTGGACGGGGCTACCCGGCAGTACCTGGAGGGCCGTCCCTACGCGCCCCTGCCCGATCCCGAGCTCTTTCGCGCCCTCTGGGACCAAGCCCGCAAGAAGGGGTACCCCCACCACGTGGGCCTGGTGGCCACGGAGGACGCCTTTTACGCCACCACCCCGGAAGGGGCCAAGGCCTGGGCCCGCTACGGGGTGTTGGCCTTTGAGATGGAAGCCAGCGCCCTCTTCCTCATCGGCAAGCTCCGGGGGGTGAAGGCCGGGGCCCTCCTGACGGTTTCCAACCGCATCGGCGACCCGGAGCTGGCCCCCCCAGAGGTGCTGGCCGAGGGGGTGAGGCGTATGGTGGAGGTGGCCCTCGAGGCCCTCTTGGAGGTGTAA
- a CDS encoding ABC transporter ATP-binding protein, whose amino-acid sequence MRPVLQVEDLGFAYGNGFLFRHLSFRLAPGEALAVLGPSGSGKTTLLHLLAGLLPLQEGEVYWEGEPLRGLSQGALARRRLSFLGLVFQHHFLFPELTALENVLAPGYLAGRVDRGWALALLGRLGLGGRAHFLPQRLSGGERQRVAVARALYLRPRLLLADEPTASLDRRQAREVLRLLQELAQEVGAALVLATHDEALVEGFPALKL is encoded by the coding sequence GTGCGGCCGGTGTTGCAGGTGGAGGACCTGGGCTTCGCCTACGGGAATGGTTTCCTCTTCCGCCACCTTTCCTTCCGCCTTGCCCCGGGGGAGGCCTTGGCGGTGCTGGGCCCTTCGGGAAGCGGCAAGACCACCTTGCTCCATCTCCTGGCCGGGCTTTTGCCCCTGCAGGAGGGGGAGGTGTACTGGGAAGGCGAGCCCCTCCGGGGCTTATCCCAAGGGGCCTTGGCCCGGCGGCGCCTGAGCTTTTTGGGCCTGGTCTTCCAGCACCACTTCCTCTTTCCCGAGCTCACGGCCCTGGAGAACGTTCTCGCCCCCGGCTACCTGGCAGGACGGGTGGACCGGGGATGGGCCCTGGCCCTCTTGGGGCGGCTAGGCCTAGGGGGGCGGGCCCATTTCCTGCCCCAGAGGCTTTCCGGAGGGGAGCGCCAGCGGGTAGCGGTGGCCCGGGCCCTTTACCTCAGGCCCCGCCTCCTCCTGGCGGACGAGCCCACGGCCAGCCTGGACCGCCGCCAGGCCCGAGAGGTGCTCCGCCTCCTCCAGGAGCTGGCCCAGGAGGTGGGGGCGGCCTTGGTCCTGGCCACCCACGACGAGGCCCTGGTGGAGGGGTTCCCCGCCCTGAAGCTTTAG
- a CDS encoding Crp/Fnr family transcriptional regulator has product MPGNPLFQDLTPEEEALARTYFQSLAYPKGKHVFRQGDLGQSLYLVAEGRVRLYRTHLGGQEKTLGLVGKGGVFGEMSLLDGGERSASAVAEEDTLLLALHREAYLALIRRVPLLAHNLARILAHRLRELNVELDLLAFEEAESRVAYALLKLLRLGHGPRLRLRHQDLAALAGASRETVTRVLHGFKQRGLLRLAPGEVEVLDPGLLEEVAFGLA; this is encoded by the coding sequence ATGCCCGGCAACCCCCTGTTCCAGGACCTAACCCCGGAGGAGGAGGCCTTGGCCCGCACCTACTTCCAATCCCTGGCCTACCCCAAGGGGAAGCACGTCTTTCGGCAGGGGGACCTGGGGCAGAGCCTGTACCTGGTGGCGGAGGGACGGGTGCGCCTTTACCGCACCCACCTGGGGGGACAGGAGAAGACCCTGGGCCTCGTGGGGAAGGGAGGGGTCTTCGGGGAGATGAGCCTCCTGGACGGGGGGGAGCGGAGCGCCAGCGCCGTGGCCGAGGAGGACACCCTCCTCCTGGCCCTGCACCGCGAGGCCTACCTGGCCCTGATCCGCCGGGTTCCCCTTCTGGCCCACAACCTGGCCCGCATCCTGGCCCACCGGCTGCGGGAGCTCAACGTGGAGCTGGACCTTCTGGCCTTTGAGGAGGCGGAAAGCCGGGTGGCCTACGCCCTCCTCAAGCTCCTGCGGCTAGGTCACGGACCCCGGCTTCGCCTGCGCCACCAGGACCTGGCCGCCCTGGCCGGGGCCAGCCGGGAAACGGTCACCCGGGTGCTCCACGGGTTCAAACAGCGGGGCCTCCTCCGCCTCGCCCCGGGGGAGGTGGAGGTGCTGGACCCGGGACTCCTGGAGGAGGTGGCCTTCGGTCTGGCCTAA
- a CDS encoding 2-phosphosulfolactate phosphatase — protein sequence MRLKVDVLPTEELVYPDVVLVVDVIRATTTAACLLEAGAEALYLVAGLEAARAFKDEDVVLAGEVGGLRPPGFDLGNSPREALEAPVGGKVVVMSTTNGTKAAHAAARTAKHVLLASLYNAHAAARLARELATEEVAILCAGKEGRVGLDDLYTAGVLAEYLGLLGEVEPEDGARIALAVKRAYQDPLEALSLSAAALALKGVGLEGDVPFCAQVARSAAVPLLTGRVGEALIFKRALPGQGI from the coding sequence GTGCGCCTGAAGGTGGATGTCCTGCCCACAGAGGAGCTGGTCTACCCGGATGTGGTCCTGGTGGTGGACGTGATCCGCGCCACCACCACCGCCGCTTGCCTCTTGGAGGCGGGGGCGGAGGCCCTGTACCTGGTAGCGGGCCTGGAGGCCGCCCGGGCCTTCAAGGACGAGGACGTGGTCCTGGCGGGGGAGGTGGGGGGGCTGAGGCCCCCGGGGTTTGACCTGGGCAACTCCCCCCGGGAGGCCCTCGAGGCCCCCGTGGGGGGCAAGGTGGTGGTCATGAGCACCACCAACGGCACCAAGGCCGCCCACGCCGCCGCCAGGACCGCCAAGCACGTCCTCCTGGCCTCCCTCTACAACGCCCACGCCGCCGCCAGGCTGGCCCGGGAGCTGGCCACGGAGGAGGTAGCCATCCTCTGCGCCGGCAAGGAGGGACGGGTGGGGCTGGACGACCTCTACACCGCCGGGGTGCTGGCGGAGTACCTGGGCCTGCTGGGGGAGGTGGAGCCCGAGGACGGGGCCCGCATCGCCCTGGCCGTCAAGCGGGCCTACCAGGACCCCCTGGAGGCCCTTTCCCTTTCCGCCGCCGCCCTGGCCCTGAAGGGGGTGGGCCTCGAGGGGGACGTGCCCTTCTGCGCCCAGGTGGCCAGGAGCGCCGCCGTCCCCCTGCTTACGGGCCGGGTGGGGGAGGCCCTTATCTTCAAGCGGGCCCTTCCCGGGCAAGGGATCTAA
- a CDS encoding dipeptidase — protein MSALEPLLEFLSIPSVSTDPRHQKDVRRAALWLKERLEVLGFRSELHETPLHPILYAERLLDPEAPTVLVYGHYDVQPPDPLELWESPPFSPTVREGRVYARGASDDKGQLWAHVAALEGLEARVNLKFLVEGEEEIGSPHLLPFVRAHREKLRADVVLVSDGAMFAPHTPTLTYGLRGLCYLEVRLQGARRDLHSGAFGGVAPNPIQALGWILARLKDGTTGRVLIPGFYDRVRPVSEEEKRLWPPLDEEALKGELGVEVLPGEEGYSPLERLWARPTLDPNGIFGGYQGEGSKTVIPAEAGLKLSMRLVPDQDPEEVADLAEAYLKALCPPGYRMEVRRLHGGKPVLTDPQSPPMRLMARALEEVWGRPPVYAREGGTIPVVAELQEALGAPVVLLGLGLNDDNLHAPNEKFDLVNLEKGILAIRRFHGLLAESG, from the coding sequence GTGAGCGCGCTAGAGCCCCTGCTGGAGTTCCTCTCCATCCCCTCGGTATCCACCGACCCCCGCCACCAGAAGGACGTCCGCCGGGCGGCCCTTTGGCTTAAGGAACGGCTGGAGGTCCTGGGCTTTCGGTCCGAGCTCCACGAAACCCCCCTCCACCCCATCCTCTACGCCGAGCGCCTCCTGGACCCCGAGGCCCCCACGGTCCTGGTCTACGGCCATTACGACGTCCAGCCCCCCGACCCCCTGGAGCTTTGGGAAAGCCCCCCCTTCTCCCCCACGGTGCGGGAGGGTAGGGTCTACGCCCGAGGGGCCTCGGACGACAAGGGGCAGCTCTGGGCCCACGTGGCGGCCCTGGAGGGGCTGGAGGCCCGGGTGAACCTGAAGTTTTTGGTGGAAGGGGAGGAGGAGATCGGCAGCCCCCACCTCCTTCCCTTCGTGCGGGCCCACCGGGAGAAGCTTCGGGCCGATGTGGTCCTGGTTTCGGACGGGGCCATGTTCGCCCCCCACACCCCCACCCTGACCTACGGCCTGCGGGGGCTTTGCTACCTGGAGGTGCGCCTCCAGGGGGCCCGGCGGGACCTTCACTCCGGGGCCTTCGGCGGGGTGGCCCCTAACCCCATCCAGGCCCTGGGCTGGATCCTGGCCCGCCTCAAGGACGGGACCACGGGGAGGGTCCTGATCCCCGGCTTCTACGACCGGGTGCGTCCCGTTTCCGAGGAGGAGAAGCGCCTCTGGCCCCCCTTGGACGAGGAGGCCCTAAAGGGGGAGCTGGGGGTGGAGGTCCTGCCCGGGGAGGAGGGGTACTCCCCCTTGGAGCGGCTTTGGGCCCGGCCCACCCTGGACCCCAACGGCATCTTCGGCGGCTACCAGGGGGAGGGTTCCAAGACGGTGATCCCCGCCGAGGCCGGACTGAAGCTCTCCATGCGCCTGGTGCCGGACCAGGACCCCGAGGAGGTGGCGGACCTGGCCGAGGCCTACCTGAAGGCCCTCTGCCCTCCGGGGTACCGGATGGAGGTCCGGCGGCTCCACGGGGGTAAGCCCGTCCTCACCGACCCCCAAAGCCCCCCCATGCGCCTCATGGCCCGGGCCCTGGAGGAGGTCTGGGGGCGGCCTCCCGTCTACGCCCGGGAGGGAGGGACCATCCCCGTGGTGGCGGAACTCCAGGAGGCCTTGGGGGCGCCGGTGGTCCTCCTCGGCCTGGGCCTCAACGACGACAACCTCCACGCCCCCAACGAGAAGTTTGACCTGGTGAACCTGGAGAAGGGGATCCTTGCCATCCGCCGCTTCCATGGGCTATTGGCGGAGTCGGGTTAG
- a CDS encoding IclR family transcriptional regulator has product MPRPRERGAGEVKTLERGLKVLEALAELGEGGLSPLARRTGLSKSTLYRLLQALVRLGFVEEVEGVYRVGPRAFAVGQAYLRKSLLQAVRPEMEALAAETGESVNLAVPAGMEALYLDQAEGTKLVRLFTAPGSRAPLHATGVGKVLLAYRGVPEGLPLTPYTPFTLTRREDLLRELERVRRQGYALDNEEKELGVRCVAAPVFGPGGEVVAALSLSAPASRLSPQAAHALAPRVLEAARRASLRLGFTPTL; this is encoded by the coding sequence ATGCCGAGGCCCAGGGAACGGGGAGCTGGGGAGGTGAAAACCCTGGAGCGGGGCCTAAAGGTGCTGGAGGCCCTGGCGGAACTGGGGGAGGGGGGGCTTTCCCCCCTGGCCAGGAGGACGGGGCTTTCCAAGAGCACCCTGTACCGCCTCCTCCAGGCCCTGGTCCGCCTGGGCTTCGTGGAGGAGGTAGAGGGGGTGTACCGGGTAGGCCCCCGGGCCTTCGCCGTGGGCCAAGCCTATCTCAGGAAGAGCCTGCTGCAGGCGGTTCGGCCCGAGATGGAGGCCCTGGCAGCGGAAACCGGGGAGAGCGTGAACCTGGCGGTGCCGGCGGGGATGGAGGCCCTGTACCTGGACCAGGCGGAGGGAACCAAGCTGGTCCGCCTCTTCACCGCCCCCGGCTCCCGTGCCCCCCTGCACGCCACGGGGGTAGGCAAGGTCCTCCTGGCCTACCGCGGGGTGCCCGAGGGGCTTCCCCTCACCCCCTATACCCCCTTCACCCTGACCCGCCGGGAGGACCTTCTAAGGGAGTTGGAGAGGGTTCGGCGCCAGGGCTACGCCCTGGACAACGAGGAAAAGGAGCTGGGGGTGCGGTGCGTGGCCGCCCCCGTCTTCGGCCCCGGGGGGGAGGTGGTGGCGGCCCTTTCCCTCTCCGCCCCGGCCAGCCGCCTTTCCCCCCAGGCGGCCCATGCCCTGGCCCCCAGGGTCCTCGAGGCCGCCCGGAGAGCTTCCTTGCGCTTGGGCTTCACCCCTACTCTATAA
- the aceB gene encoding malate synthase A, giving the protein MKGVEITKDHPLLQEVLTEEALGFVVALQREFNPVRKALLERRQALWERYRAGEKPDFLPETAFVRGGSWQVAEAPKDLNDRRVEITGPVDRKMIVNALNSGAKVFMADFEDALSPTWDNVIQGQKNLMDAVRRQIDFVSPEGKAYRLKEEVATLVVRPRGWHLVEKHVRVDGEPISASLFDFGLYFFHNAHELVRRGSGPYFYLPKMESHLEARLWNQVFNFAQDYVGLPRGTIRATVLIETILAAFEMEEILYELKEHAAGLNAGRWDYIFSCIKKFATTAPIFPDRAQVTMTVPFMKAYTELLVKSCHIHGAHAIGGMAAFIPSRKDPEVNERAFQQVRADKEREAGQGFDGTWVAHPDLVPVAMEVFDRHLGDRPHQKHVKREEVQVTAQDLLDFHVPGGKVTEAGLRNNISVALQYLNQWLLGNGAAAIFNLMEDAATAEISRAQLWQWVHRGATLEDGRTVTPELYQKVKEEELEKLGGREVGRYKEAEEILDRLVLSETFVEFLTLVAYEYID; this is encoded by the coding sequence ATGAAAGGCGTGGAGATCACCAAGGACCATCCCCTCCTCCAGGAGGTGCTCACCGAGGAGGCCCTGGGCTTCGTGGTGGCCTTGCAGCGGGAGTTCAACCCCGTGCGCAAGGCGCTTTTAGAGCGGCGCCAGGCCCTTTGGGAAAGGTATAGGGCCGGGGAGAAGCCCGACTTCCTCCCGGAGACGGCCTTCGTGCGGGGAGGAAGCTGGCAGGTGGCCGAGGCCCCAAAGGACCTCAATGACCGCCGGGTGGAGATCACCGGCCCCGTGGACCGGAAGATGATCGTGAACGCCCTGAACTCGGGGGCCAAGGTCTTCATGGCCGACTTTGAGGACGCCCTCTCCCCCACCTGGGACAACGTCATCCAGGGGCAGAAGAACCTGATGGACGCCGTCCGCCGCCAGATTGATTTCGTCTCCCCCGAGGGGAAGGCCTACCGCCTCAAGGAGGAGGTAGCCACCCTGGTGGTTCGCCCCCGGGGGTGGCACCTGGTGGAAAAGCATGTCCGGGTAGACGGGGAGCCCATCTCCGCCAGCCTCTTTGACTTCGGCCTTTACTTCTTCCACAACGCCCACGAGCTGGTCCGAAGGGGCAGCGGGCCCTACTTCTACCTGCCCAAAATGGAAAGCCACCTCGAGGCCCGCCTCTGGAACCAGGTCTTCAACTTCGCCCAGGACTACGTGGGCCTCCCCCGGGGGACCATCCGGGCCACCGTCCTCATTGAGACCATCCTGGCGGCCTTTGAGATGGAGGAGATCCTCTACGAGCTCAAGGAACACGCCGCCGGGCTCAACGCGGGCCGCTGGGACTACATCTTCAGCTGCATCAAGAAGTTCGCCACCACCGCCCCCATCTTCCCCGACCGGGCCCAGGTGACCATGACCGTGCCCTTCATGAAGGCCTACACCGAGCTCCTGGTCAAGTCCTGCCACATCCACGGGGCCCACGCCATCGGGGGGATGGCGGCCTTTATCCCCTCCCGCAAGGACCCCGAGGTGAACGAGCGGGCCTTCCAGCAGGTGCGGGCCGACAAGGAGCGGGAAGCGGGCCAGGGGTTTGACGGCACCTGGGTGGCCCACCCCGACCTGGTGCCCGTGGCCATGGAGGTCTTTGACCGCCACCTGGGGGATAGGCCCCACCAGAAGCACGTGAAGCGGGAGGAGGTGCAAGTGACGGCCCAGGACCTCCTGGACTTCCACGTGCCCGGGGGCAAGGTGACGGAGGCCGGCCTTAGGAACAACATCTCCGTGGCCCTGCAGTACCTCAACCAGTGGCTTTTGGGCAACGGGGCCGCCGCCATCTTCAACCTCATGGAGGACGCGGCCACCGCCGAGATCTCCCGGGCCCAGCTCTGGCAGTGGGTCCACCGGGGGGCCACCCTGGAGGATGGCCGCACGGTCACCCCCGAGCTTTACCAGAAGGTCAAGGAGGAGGAGCTGGAGAAGCTGGGGGGAAGGGAGGTGGGCCGCTACAAGGAGGCGGAGGAGATCCTGGACAGGCTGGTCCTCTCGGAGACCTTCGTGGAGTTCCTCACCCTGGTGGCCTACGAGTACATTGACTAG
- a CDS encoding FAD-linked oxidase C-terminal domain-containing protein, whose translation MGFLEELRALFPPGRVLTQGAALAPYESDALTAYRQRPLAVVLPERKEEVVQTVRLCHRYGVPFVARGSGTSLSGGSLPVEGGIVLALNRMNRILRLDPQAMVAVVEPGVVNLEVSRQAAPFGLYYAPDPSSQPVSTLGGNVAFNSGGAHCLKYGMTANHVLGLEVVTPEGEVVRLGGEGLEGVGPDLHGFFVGTEGLLGVAVEITLRLLPKPEAYHTLLAAYGSLEGAGEAVSLVIRRGLLPGAMEIMDRLAIEAAEAAVQAGYPKAEALLIVELEGPKEEVAEEALVLEEVIRESGALEVRVAGSEAERQAIWKGRKAAFSAVGRLSPDYLVQDGVVPRSRLAEALREIGRLSQAYGLRVANVFHAGDGNLHPLVLYDGKKPGELERAEALAGEILRLCVRLGGSLTGEHGIGVEKKGYMPEMFAPEDLLAMEGVKKALDPKGLANRGKVLPEVARAGG comes from the coding sequence ATGGGATTTCTGGAGGAGCTAAGGGCCCTTTTCCCCCCGGGCAGGGTTCTCACCCAGGGGGCGGCCCTGGCCCCCTATGAGTCCGACGCCCTCACCGCCTACCGCCAGCGCCCCCTGGCGGTGGTCCTCCCCGAAAGGAAGGAGGAGGTGGTCCAGACCGTGCGGCTTTGCCACCGCTACGGGGTCCCCTTCGTGGCCCGGGGAAGCGGCACCAGCCTTTCGGGGGGGTCCCTGCCCGTGGAGGGGGGGATCGTCCTGGCCCTCAACCGCATGAACCGCATCCTGCGCCTGGACCCCCAGGCCATGGTGGCCGTGGTGGAACCCGGGGTGGTGAACCTGGAGGTCTCCCGCCAGGCCGCCCCCTTCGGCCTCTACTACGCCCCCGACCCTTCCAGCCAGCCCGTCTCCACCCTAGGGGGGAACGTGGCCTTCAACTCCGGGGGGGCCCACTGCCTGAAGTACGGCATGACCGCCAACCACGTGTTGGGCCTCGAGGTGGTCACCCCCGAAGGGGAGGTGGTGCGGCTGGGCGGGGAAGGCCTGGAGGGGGTGGGGCCCGACCTCCACGGCTTCTTTGTGGGCACGGAGGGGCTTTTGGGGGTGGCGGTGGAGATCACCTTAAGGCTCCTCCCCAAGCCCGAGGCCTACCACACCCTTCTCGCCGCCTACGGGAGCCTGGAAGGGGCCGGGGAGGCGGTGAGCCTGGTCATCCGGCGGGGCCTCCTCCCGGGGGCCATGGAGATCATGGACCGCCTAGCCATTGAGGCGGCGGAGGCCGCGGTCCAGGCCGGCTACCCCAAGGCGGAAGCCCTCCTCATCGTGGAACTGGAAGGCCCTAAGGAGGAGGTGGCCGAGGAGGCCCTGGTCCTGGAGGAGGTGATCCGGGAAAGCGGGGCCCTGGAGGTGCGGGTGGCCGGAAGCGAGGCCGAGCGCCAAGCCATCTGGAAGGGCAGGAAGGCAGCCTTCAGCGCCGTGGGCCGCCTCTCCCCCGACTACCTGGTCCAGGACGGGGTGGTGCCCCGAAGCCGCCTGGCGGAGGCCTTGAGGGAGATCGGCCGGCTCTCCCAGGCCTACGGCCTGCGGGTGGCCAACGTCTTCCACGCCGGGGATGGCAACCTCCACCCCCTGGTCCTCTACGACGGCAAGAAACCCGGGGAGCTGGAAAGGGCCGAGGCCCTGGCCGGGGAGATCCTGCGGCTTTGCGTGCGGCTTGGGGGCTCCCTTACCGGGGAGCACGGCATCGGGGTGGAGAAGAAGGGGTACATGCCCGAGATGTTCGCTCCGGAGGACCTCCTGGCCATGGAAGGGGTCAAGAAGGCCCTGGACCCCAAGGGCCTGGCCAACCGGGGCAAGGTCTTGCCGGAGGTGGCCCGTGCCGGAGGTTAG